Within Salmo trutta chromosome 30, fSalTru1.1, whole genome shotgun sequence, the genomic segment cagacagatagatagctaTGTTGAACATGAAACTAGTGTTCTTGTTCTAAACTGACATTAAGCATATGTTTCTCTCAACAGGATGTCGATGTCCGTGGCATGCAAAACCATTAATGTGTCACCTGCTTGTAAAACCATTCATGTGTCACCTGCATTGGGGCAGTACAACCCAGATTCTGTCGAGGTGATCATGAGCCAAAACGGGTGTGTTCCAAATGATCAAAGCCAGATTTTGGGCACTGAGCTCAACCTGATGGAGATGACAGAAGTGGAGTACACCCACCTTCAGCACATAATCCAGTCACACATGGAGGCACAAGCGGCTGGTCCAGAGGGATCTGAAGATGCCCGGTTCAACACTACCGTATTCACCGTGGAAAACTCTGCACCCCAACCTACAAACTGCGAAGCAGAATACCCAGCCAAGTCTCCCCCGAACACTCCACCTGATGCTATGTCAACTTCAACTGATGAGCAGCAGTACATTCTCGGCGGCTTGAACCAAGATGGACAGGTTGACATCAAGGAAATTAAAATGGCATTGGTCAGTGACGGGAACGTTATACCTGGAGAACGGACCCCCACCACTTGCGGTGAAGTCCCCATCTCCGTGTTGGCGAAAGTCAGGAGTGCAGTGGATGCGACCCAAGAACGTGGCTTGGAAGCATACAACAACGGTAGCACACAGCTATTGTCCAGGCCCAACCCACCCGCCCGAGTTCGCTTGGAGAAGAGGTTCAACTGCACCCCCTGTGACATCCCCAGACAACAGGACGTGCAATCAGCAGCTCTTAGCAAGTATGTTTTATCCCTACATTTTGAGTGACGATAATGTAGGCCTATACTAGCCATACTTTGTTTACAGCTGTAAATTCTCTACTACAGTACTAAAAACACATTGTCATAGAAGTACTGAGTTACTCAACATTTGTCTTTCTTTTACAGTTTTTTGACAATGCTTCATCAATCTAATGAGGCGCAAGAAGCAGCAATGCATCCACAACCACAGAAGTGGGTGAGGTCAGATCGGggcaaccctattgagctgtcaTACCCATATGGAAGCATGTTCAACCCCATCGCTGGCGCCCGTCAAGTATGAGCAACATACTACTGATGTTACTAATTCATAAAAATttaattgttttatattgttaCAAGGAAGGGATTCAGTGCTATGTTTTGACAAGTCTTCTATTCTTAGGGATATGGGAATGTCCCTCATATGCTTGACCCCAATAAGCATCAAGGGTTGATCATTCCAAAGAACTTCACATTCAGCTATCGGCAAGACAAGATGCCTGACAAAGTTCCATGCGTCAACAGCCCCAACCCAACAGAGGAGAAAGTTTGGGTGAAGGTGGAAGGTATGTATGTTTCTGTATGTTCACTGTTCAGCTTGATTTGGAGGGCACTCATAACAAAACTTAATGTATAGTCTTTCTCCAGCTTAGTTTGTctcatttgtttattttccaaATTCTGCATGCTTCTCATGGCTATGTCATGTACTGTAGTATTGCTGAACATAACATCCaactattttttgttgttgtaactcTTAACACCTTCGTTATCTCTTTCAGATGATGCTGTGGCGAAGCCTGCTAAACGCGGTAGGACCCGTGGAACGTGTGCTGTCAAAACCTCTGGCGTTGTCACAGACTCAGTGGAGGGAAGAGCAACTGGAGGAGCAGGCACGAAAAAGAGAGGAGGGCCGCCAGTGGAAAGTAGCCAgcgcagagagagacacaacagCAAGGAGCGGGACCGCAGGTAATCAGACCCACACTTGCTTACACTTGCCAGGTTTTAATTATCAGAGTAAGAACTtgacggacactatgaaagcttagaCCAGGTTTATTCTTCCCAAAGGATCGAACAGCTGAATCGACAAAAAACATGTTTACAAAAGTGGTGGTATATGTACCccactttgggtggagtctcGTCCTTCTCGCTAAGCATagtttcctgcctagcaataaagatACAAAGTGAAACGGGCAATAAATGGTTCCTCTTCCCTTAATCTTACCTGACCCCGCCCCCTTATCCACAGCTCTCTCCCTTTATCAGTACTGCCACATGCGATCGTTTTCCCTGCACTCATCACATTCTAAGCTTAATTGCACCCACCATAacccttcctcctacagataacgaTTAACTCCTGGTGTAGACCCTCGACTATGGCACCCCTCATGTCTCTAGCATAACTAAGGATTAATAATATTCAACATTTTTAGAAATCCGAACCCATCACACTTATACTCAGACACACAAACTGTTGCTTGTTTTACGCTCTTGGGCACATGTTATTACTTTTGCTCATTAGTATTCACACTTTTACATGGTACATTTGTCAAAAAGTGCTTCACAGCACAGCAAACCATACCTAAACCATAAAAGAAAAAACACACTGACACTTAGTACACACCTCAAACAGAAGCTCCTGTCAGTGACACCTTTTACTTTAGGAGGAGGATCCGCTTCTGCTGTGATGAGCTGAATGTGCTGGCGCCATTCTGTAACCACGAGACGGACAAAGCCACCACCCTGCAATGGACCACCGCCTTCCTCAAGTACGTCAGAGAGGTGTACGGGGACTCCATCAAACAGGTGAGTGATCTAAGTTGATAGTCCCTATGTGGCTATGACCTCACCAACAGACATATTGCGATGTTGTGCTGCTGTAGTGTCCTGATACCTGATGCACAGGTATTCCTAAAGTGGTGACTGACTCTGCCCTCTTCCTCAGGAGTTCCAGGGCACATTCTGTGGCAAGACTGGTCAGCGGCTCAAGCCCAGCAGTGCCTCAGGCCAGGTCATGGTCCGCCAGGAGACAGCAGAGCCACCTAGCACCCCACAGGCATCGGAGCAGTAAATACACACCTACACCTATTTAATAATTATTCTATttattattaatttattttaCCCTCAAGAGTAGTTGTGATCCATCGGGTTTGGCTTTGGAATGTTAGCTGTCACAAAAGCATCAGGTATTGCCAGAGGGACAGACACATCCATTTGATTGTTTTTTTCAGGGGAGAAAAGGGATTTTGGTGTTCTGTTTATTGCTTTATTTCAACACCTTGAAATATTATTTTTCCTCTGTGATCATTATCCCCCTTGACAGAGCATGTACTCCGACATGTAATTTTCCATCTTGATCTATTTGGGCACAATTTTTGTATCAGAGATTTCATAAATGTTTATTTTGCTGAAAAGTGTTCAAGTTCGACTAATATTTGAAACGAGCTTCCCTTCCAAACCTCATGAATGACAATTAAAACGGGTGAAGGTTTTAAGTTTGACCATGGAAGTAACATTCCAACGTGATTTTGAGGGTCTTGATTGTACAATGCAAGTTTAACTGCACTCCAGGACTCCTATGGATCAGGTTAGTGTGTATGAGGAAGGAGAGATGTTTTTTTATACAACTTTACATAATTGTGATTCTTTATGAGCCAACAAacctttttataaaaaaaaaaagtgctttacTGAAAGTCATGCACAGGAGGCACTGTTTCTCTAGGATAGGAGTTAACATGGTGATCTACTGACTAGATTTCAGTTTATTTAACAGATGTAATATAGTTCAATTTTTAATCATACGTGCATCTTTATCTGCAATTGTAATTTATTTTGAATTTGTGTTTTATACAGGGTTGTTTGGTACTTGTGGCAACAGTAAACCACATTAACAACAAATGCAGCCTTCTAAATGTATATTGTTCAGTGTTGCTCCACTCTGTATATACAACTGGAAAAAGTTCAGTTTCCGTGACAGTTTTTCATATTACCTTAATATTagatatttaaaaataaatgtgaCTTAATTTACTTGCCTTTGTGTTTATCTCCTGATTGTTTGATTGCATGAACATTCAGTTGGTTAACTTATGTAGAAAAGAGTAATGTTTTACTGAAAAGTGGCTTTATTTGTTATTTCTTACAACATGGTGCTGTAGCAACTTACTGTACATACAACAGTCACCCACAAATAATAAATAGTATTTAAAGTCATGTATATTTAATAGTTACAGCACCGGTACAAAGTGGATGTGGTCATTGCAAAATAAAAAAGATAAAGCACAAATCGTTAATGAGTTATTCTACAATTACAATTTGATGCagccacatttttttattttcaaaactTAATGGAAAAGATTTTTAAATCAAACATGTAATCATGAAATGTGAAAAGGAAACAGGCAACAAATAAACTTgacaaaatgtttttaaaaaaaagctAGTCTAGCAAGAGTTGGAAAATACTGTGGTTGCATCAATATACAAAATAAGGGGCACTTAGGTTTCTTCATTGCCTGTACACCCAAAGCTCCTTGGCAGAGACTTCATTTTGCTCACTGGCACATATCTTCTTATTTTACATTTTGTAAGCTTGTCCTGTGAGGGAACACTCAGGTCTAAGCAGAAAGGACCTTGACACATGCACATTCACTGCAAGGACAATCACAGTTTTAGTGTTGGAGAGTCATCTTCCAGGCAGGGGGTGAAACAACTAAAGTACATATTTTTACACAAATGTTTTTGAAAAATAATGGCCTATAAGCATTTTTCCAGTAAaattatttttcagttttttattaaaTTGTAATTTACTTTCAATGGTATTTGACGTGATTGCATGTGTTCTCCAGTGCTCTTGTGAAACATTTAATCAGCTTTGTCCACTTCATAGATGGATGGAGTCTAGATTTTTGTCTTTGTTTCTTCTCTGTTTTCCCAAACTGCTGTTTTCCTCTTGGGATAAATGTCATCTGTTGTTACTGTTCCCGTCTTGTTTTAAATACATTCAAGAGGAAACTGTGACttgtcttctctccttctcttcttcacCTCCCGGGGGGGGGCTAGTTCCGGGATGAGGGAAGTAATGTTTAATGGTTCTTGGGATTGGAGGTTTTCCCATGGACATTTGCACCCTGGCAGGCGGTAGTGTCACAGATTCCTGGGGAGCCCGAGTGCCCAGTCCTTCCTGTCCTACCTGCCTCTCCGGGCTCACCTGGATCTCCTGGGGATCCGTCACGCCCATCTTTGACGATTCCAAGCACTCCTGGGATACCTATGGGCAGAATATAGGGAATGAGCCAAGTTTCCCAACAGGGATATATTGATTTAAACAGGGAAACCGGCACTACGCTCTCTAATATAGGCTCAGGTGTCCCACAAAAGGGTTTATACACAGGCAGAGACAGTATACTGATGCAACTCCCCAAACCACTCACTGAATGCACAGTGTATAAACTGTCATACCTTGGTATCCTTGGTCTCCAATGGGCCCTTCGATGGCCTTTCCGATGGGTCCCTTGTCACCCTGTTCACCAAGATCACCTGTGGAAGAGACAGAAAACAAATGCTACTAAAAGAAGGCAATCTATTGGCGCTACAAATTGTGCAATAGGCCCAACATAGAGATGGTCACACTTGTCTGTACACTTCTTATgagatgtacagtatgttctaTGCTGCAAAGTTACTATCTGTAAGTCCATTGCTCTGTGCTGATCAGAAAGACAGACATTTTGAGTATGTTTCTTGACATGGACCTGTGTGTCTGTTACTTACCTCTGGGACCGGGGTCTCCCAGGTCTCCAGACAGTCCTCTGTAGCCAGGAGGTCCACGGGAGCCGGGGTGACCGATAGACCCAGTCTCTCCTACTTTCCCTGGAGGTCCGGCAGCACCGGGGCGACCCACTTGGCCAGGGGACAGGGGCCTTCTGAGGTTGGCAGCCAGCTGTGCAATCTGATCTGAGGAAGGACAGAGGAAGATACATTTGCAAACACATTCTTGTAAAAAAAGGAGATAATGTCCTTTTTTGGTCATTTAGACAAGGACACTACAGCCCTTTTGATCTCCAAAATCCTCACCATCAATCATAGAGCCACACAATTCTCTAATGTGCTGTTCGCTTGTCAGTTTACCCTGAAAACAGATGCAGAAAAGACAGACATTTCATTCAGCAGGTGTCATCAATCTGAGGCATTCTTGGCGCAGGGACACCAAGTTTACAGGGATCGAGGTATTATCCCTGGTTACTCACGGGAACACCAATCTTGCCAGCGATTCCAGGCAGACCCTGTTCACCCTGGAAGCCCATTAGGCCTGGTTTTCCAGGATCCCCTCTGGCTCCGAGCTCTCCCTGTGGTCCCACCACACCTTTAGGTCCCAGCTCGCCACGCTTCCCAGACtgtaaacacaaacaaacaaaaatctaCTCTACAGTTCTTGTGTTCACTCAGTAAATGTCAAACAGATGTTCAGTTGTGAGGGATGAAAGTGTTGGTCTA encodes:
- the LOC115168374 gene encoding transcription factor-like 5 protein; its protein translation is MSTSTDEQQYILGGLNQDGQVDIKEIKMALVSDGNVIPGERTPTTCGEVPISVLAKVRSAVDATQERGLEAYNNGSTQLLSRPNPPARVRLEKRFNCTPCDIPRQQDVQSAALSNFLTMLHQSNEAQEAAMHPQPQKWVRSDRGNPIELSYPYGSMFNPIAGARQGYGNVPHMLDPNKHQGLIIPKNFTFSYRQDKMPDKVPCVNSPNPTEEKVWVKVEDDAVAKPAKRGRTRGTCAVKTSGVVTDSVEGRATGGAGTKKRGGPPVESSQRRERHNSKERDRRRRIRFCCDELNVLAPFCNHETDKATTLQWTTAFLKYVREVYGDSIKQEFQGTFCGKTGQRLKPSSASGQVMVRQETAEPPSTPQASEQ